In one window of Juglans regia cultivar Chandler chromosome 3, Walnut 2.0, whole genome shotgun sequence DNA:
- the LOC108979282 gene encoding uncharacterized protein LOC108979282 isoform X3, translating into MINSIKAKFSNSFDFVDLQLIGDSCQKPLTYVVIDDLGVVKKDFCKDWKWECNSDTYEGRTIFLYFWKIRGQLMFLKVLMLNGRKIGYIGFEMPQI; encoded by the exons atgataaattctataaaagcTAAG TTTTCCAATTCATTTGATTTCGTGGACCTTCAATTGATTGGTGACTCTTGCCAGAAGCCTTTGACGTAT GTTGTTATTGATGATTTGGGGGTTGTGAAAAAG GATTTCTGCAAAGACTGGAAATGGGAATGCAATTCTGACACATATGAAGGGAGAACCATATTTCTTTACTTTTGGAAAATCAGAG GCCAGCTAATGTTCCTGAAGGTGCTCATGTTGAATGGGAGGAAAATTGGATATATTGGTTTTGAGATGCCACAG ATTTAA
- the LOC108979282 gene encoding uncharacterized protein LOC108979282 isoform X2: protein MINSIKAKFSNSFDFVDLQLIGDSCQKPLTYVVIDDLGVVKKDFCKDWKWECNSDTYEGRTIFLYFWKIRGQLMFLKVLMLNGRKIGYIGFEMPQTLQRRKI, encoded by the exons atgataaattctataaaagcTAAG TTTTCCAATTCATTTGATTTCGTGGACCTTCAATTGATTGGTGACTCTTGCCAGAAGCCTTTGACGTAT GTTGTTATTGATGATTTGGGGGTTGTGAAAAAG GATTTCTGCAAAGACTGGAAATGGGAATGCAATTCTGACACATATGAAGGGAGAACCATATTTCTTTACTTTTGGAAAATCAGAG GCCAGCTAATGTTCCTGAAGGTGCTCATGTTGAATGGGAGGAAAATTGGATATATTGGTTTTGAGATGCCACAG ACTcttcaaagaaggaaaatttgA